A single genomic interval of Zobellia nedashkovskayae harbors:
- the proC gene encoding pyrroline-5-carboxylate reductase produces the protein MKVLVIGAGNMGLTYAEGMSKSKLLKKKNIMVLDSSEEKLKELNEIAHFDTFEKLEECVPQADIIFIAVKPYHSAKLFETIKPLINSEQIIISIMAGITIDTIKEQTGLSKIVRAMPNLPAKVGKGLTSYTASNEISRIELLTVENLLDTTGKSIRVLDENFIDASTGISGSGPAYVFYFMQSMMEAALQMGFSKKVSSVLVSETFTGAIELFNQNNLSPNSWMDRVASKGGTTQAALDSMDDNNVSELIKEAAFAAFDRAVELGKEEQPH, from the coding sequence ATGAAAGTATTAGTAATCGGTGCCGGAAATATGGGCTTAACCTATGCAGAAGGCATGTCTAAATCCAAACTACTCAAGAAAAAAAATATTATGGTTTTAGACAGTTCCGAAGAGAAACTGAAAGAACTGAATGAAATAGCACACTTTGATACATTTGAAAAATTAGAGGAATGTGTTCCACAAGCAGATATTATTTTTATTGCGGTAAAACCCTACCATTCTGCTAAGTTGTTCGAAACCATTAAACCACTAATTAATTCTGAACAAATAATAATTTCCATTATGGCAGGTATCACCATAGATACCATAAAAGAACAAACAGGTTTGAGCAAGATTGTTCGTGCTATGCCTAATCTACCTGCAAAAGTTGGCAAAGGTCTTACTTCTTACACAGCATCCAATGAGATTTCAAGAATTGAACTGTTGACTGTAGAGAATCTTTTAGATACCACTGGAAAATCTATTAGAGTGCTTGATGAGAACTTTATAGACGCCTCTACAGGCATTTCTGGTAGCGGCCCTGCCTATGTATTCTATTTTATGCAGAGTATGATGGAGGCCGCTTTACAAATGGGGTTTTCTAAAAAGGTATCCAGTGTTTTGGTAAGCGAAACCTTTACAGGAGCTATTGAGCTGTTCAATCAGAATAATTTGAGCCCTAACTCTTGGATGGACCGTGTAGCTAGCAAGGGTGGCACAACACAAGCTGCATTAGATTCTATGGACGACAACAATGTAAGCGAACTGATTAAAGAAGCTGCTTTCGCTGCCTTTGACCGTGCTGTTGAATTGGGTAAGGAAGAGCAGCCTCACTAA